One genomic region from Gossypium hirsutum isolate 1008001.06 chromosome D13, Gossypium_hirsutum_v2.1, whole genome shotgun sequence encodes:
- the LOC107942969 gene encoding NADH dehydrogenase [ubiquinone] 1 alpha subcomplex subunit 2 translates to MAWRNQLSRNLKELRILFCQTSPASAPARSFVEKNYKDLKTLNPKLPILIRECRGIEPQMWARYDMGVEKGIRLEGLSEPQILKALEDLAKAGASTKA, encoded by the exons ATGGCGTGGAGGAACCAATTATCTCGAAATCTCAAAGAGCTACGGATTCTGTTTTGCCAAACATCTCCTGCCAGTGCCCCCGCTAG ATCGTTCGTGGAGAAGAATTACAAGGATCTCAAGACTTTAAACCCTAAGCTTCCAATCCTCATCCGTGAATGCCGTGGGATTGAGCCCCAAATGTGGGCTAGATATG ATATGGGTGTCGAGAAGGGCATTCGCTTGGAAGGTTTGAGCGAGCCACAGATTTTGAAAGCACTAGAAGACCTTGCCAAAGCAGGGGCATCGACCAAAGCCTAA
- the LOC107942801 gene encoding E3 SUMO-protein ligase SIZ1: MRDANTLMLFGYLKEKLCMEKLNTNIFSYVEDKLAYFRNKRTQGCSHSIGLSKQGKKQDLVERILGALSDEQVTKMWAKRTPVGKEDVAKLVDDIYRKMQVSGATELASKGQGVSDSSNVKIKGEVEDTFQPDVKVRCPCGSSLESDNIIRCEDPTCQVWQHIGCVIIPEKPTEGNPALPDFFCCELCRLKRADPFWLTIANPLYPVKLAIANIPTDGTNPMQSVEKTFQLTRADKELLAKQEYDVQAWCMLLNDKVPFRMQWPQYADLQVNGVPVRAINRPGSQLLGTNGRDDGPIITPCTKDGINKITLTGCDARFFCFGVRIVKRRTVQQILNMIPKENDGECFEDALSRVRRCVGGGTATDNGDSDSDLEVVADFFGVNLRCPMSGSRMKVAGRFKPCVHMGCFDLEVFVELNQRSRKWQCPICLKNYSLEHVIIDPYFNRITSKMRNCGEDITEIEVKPDGSWRAKAKSENERRELGDLALWHTPDSTLCESGSVEDKPTAEISKQIKLEGPSEGHTGLKLGIKKNQNGYWHFSKPEDMNTSSASRLQDRVRHEQKRIPMSSSATGSGKDGEDPSVNQDAGGTYDFTSNGIELDSVPLNGDAAYEFTDPNQSAPAGNAEVIVLSDSDEENEILISPPTVYKDNHNQNDGGGLGFPVAPPGISHPYSEEPPLGPAANLGLFTTNDEFDIPLWSLPTGTQDGSGFQLFNTDPDVADTLVDLQRSSLNCPSTMNGYPLAPETTMGSTNLVPTSSIGQVDTNLNDSLVDNTFFGGEDPSLQIFLPTHPSGASAESDLRDQADVPNGDDWISLRLGGGATGGHGDSTIVNGLNLRQQVPSKERAMDAASLLLGMNDSRNGKSSRQRTESPFSFPRQKR, encoded by the exons ATGCGTGATGCTAATACATTGATGCTTTTTGGCTATCTTAAAGAGAAATTGTGCATGGAGAAGCTTAATACCAATATTTTTTCCTATGTTGAGGATAAATTGGCATATTTTCGAAATAAAAGAACTCAAGGATGTTCTCACTCAATTGGTCTTTCAAAGCAGGGGAAGAAGCAG GACCTTGTCGAGAGGATATTAGGTGCTCTCTCTGATGAACAAG TTACAAAGATGTGGGCAAAGAGGACTCCTGTGGGGAAGGAAGATGTAGCAAAACTTGTTGATGATATATACag GAAGATGCAGGTTTCTGGTGCCACGGAATTGGCATCAAAGGGGCAGGGTGTGTCAGACAGCAGTAATGTTAAAATTAAAGGAGAAGTAGAGGATACCTTCCAACCAGATGTGAAAGTTCGTTGCCCCTGTGGAAGTTCATTGGAGTCTGACAACATTATCAGG TGTGAGGATCCGACTTGCCAAGTATGGCAACACATTGGTTGTGTTATAATTCCAGAGAAGCCTACGGAAGGAAATCCGGCACTTCCTGATTTCTTTTGTTGTGAGCTTTGTCGACTGAAACGAGCCGATCC TTTTTGGCTTACTATTGCAAACCCTTTATATCCAGTGAAGTTGGCGATTGCAAATATCCCTACTGATGG TACAAATCCAATGCAAAGCGTTGAGAAAACATTCCAACTGACCAGAGCAGACAAGGAATTGCTGGCAAAACAAGAGTATGATGTCCAG GCATGGTGCATGCTTCTGAATGACAAAGTTCCATTCAGGATGCAGTGGCCTCAATATGCAGATTTACAGGTCAATG GTGTTCCTGTTCGTGCTATTAATAGACCTGGCTCACAATTGCTTGGGACTAATGGCCGTGATGATGGTCCAATT ATAACTCCATGTACTAAAGATGGAATTAACAAGATAACTTTGACCGGATGCGATGCTCGCTTCTTCTGTTTCGGAGTTAGAATAGTTAAACGACGAACTGTGCAACAG ATACTCAACATGATTCCCAAGGAGAATGATGGTGAATGTTTCGAAGATGCTCTTTCTCGTGTTCGTCGTTGTGTTGGTGGCGGAACTGCAACTGACAATGGTGATAGTGACAGTGACCTAGAAGTTGTTGCAGATTTTTTTGGAGTCAACCTACGGTGCCCT ATGAGTGGCTCAAGAATGAAGGTCGCTGGAAGGTTTAAGCCTTGCGTTCACATGGGTTGTTTCGATCTTGAAGTTTTTGTGGAGCTTAACCAACGCTCTAGGAAG tgGCAGTGCCCAATTTGCCTGAAGAACTACTCGCTGGAACATGTTATAATTGATCCTTATTTTAATCGCATCACATCCAAG ATGAGAAATTGCGGCGAAGACATTACTGAGATTGAGGTCAAGCCTGATGGTTCTTGGCGTGCAAAGGCTAAAAGTGAGAATGAACGTAGAGAGCTTGGTGATCTTGCACTATGGCACACTCCTGACAGTACCCTATGTGAATCAGGCAGTGTGGAGGATAAGCCGACAGCTGAAATTTCAAAGCAGATCAAACTTGAAGGTCCTTCAGAAGGGCATACAGGTTTGAAACTTGGAATAAAGAAGAATCAAAATGGGTACTGGCATTTTAGCAAGCCGGAAGACATGAACACCTCTTCTGCTAGTAGATTACAAGACAGGGTACGTCATGAGCAAAAACGTATACCAATGAGCAGCAGTGCTACTGGAAGTGGTAAGGATGGTGAAGATCCCAGTGTAAATCAGGATGCCGGTGGAACTTATGACTTTACAAGCAACGGGATTGAACTTGATTCTGTGCCTCTGAATGGAGATGCAGCATATGAATTTACTGACCCAAACCAATCTGCACCAGCAGGAAATGCAGAAGTTATTGTTCTTAGTGATTCAGATGAAGAGAATGAAATACTGATATCTCCTCCAACTGTGTACAAggataatcacaaccaaaatgaTGGTGGGGGACTTGGTTTTCCTGTTGCACCTCCTGGAATTTCTCATCCGTATTCAGAAGAACCACCTCTTGGGCCTGCTGCTAATTTAGGTCTTTTTACAACCAATGATGAATTCGACATACCTTTGTGGTCATTACCTACGGGAACACAAGATGGCTCAGGGTTTCAACTATTTAATACAGATCCCGATGTTGCAGATACCTTAGTTGATCTGCAGCGTAGTTCTCTCAATTGCCCTTCGACAATGAATGGTTATCCATTGGCTCCTGAGACAACTATGGGATCTACAAATCTAGTCCCTACTTCTTCCATTGGTCAGGTGGATACAAACCTAAATGACAGCTTGGTTGACAATACCTTCTTTGGTGGAGAAGATCCCTCGCTTCAGATATTTCTTCCAACGCATCCTTCAGGTGCATCAGCAGAGTCTGATTTGAGAGATCAAGCTGATGTACCAAATGGCGACGATTGGATCTCCCTTAGGCTTGGAGGTGGTGCAACTGGTGGCCATGGAGACTCAACAATTGTGAATGGATTGAACTTGAGGCAGCAGGTACCTTCCAAAGAGCGTGCTATGGATGCTG CTTCTCTGTTGCTTGGTATGAACGACAGTAGAAATGGGAAGTCAAGTAGGCAAAGAACAGAGAGTCCTTTCTCATTTCCTCGGCAAAAACG ttaa
- the LOC107942887 gene encoding tRNA-splicing endonuclease subunit Sen2-1, translating into MKPRWKGKGSEAKASADPMSKIVSQLHSSLIRSVARGLLLSRNVLIEADAELSYLFNRARFGRSRITSQEEKQWFQLDMEEAFYLCFSLECLKGIGKDGSIKVSYKAYSHLRYKNWVVRSGLQYGADFIAYRHLPALIHSEYAVLALSKGDNELNGRLRVWSNVHCTVRLCGSVAKTLLVLFVDSNSQGTSSPSCLEHYTVEEETITRWNPEQSREGQTSLRNQTNLGTILNLAPKEA; encoded by the coding sequence ATGAAGCCTAGATGGAAAGGAAAAGGCTCAGAAGCCAAAGCTAGTGCTGATCCCATGTCTAAAATTGTCTCACAACTCCACTCCTCTTTGATCCGATCCGTGGCTCGCGGTTTACTCTTAAGTCGCAATGTGCTCATCGAAGCGGATGCTGAATTATCCTATCTTTTCAATCGTGCTCGTTTTGGTCGATCGAGAATTACATCTCAAGAAGAGAAACAGTGGTTCCAGTTGGATATGGAGGAAGCCTTTTATTTATGCTTTTCACTCGAATGCCTCAAAGGTATCGGCAAAGATGGATCCATAAAGGTATCTTACAAGGCTTACTCTCATCTTCGATATAAAAATTGGGTTGTAAGATCAGGGTTACAGTACGGTGCGGACTTCATTGCTTACCGTCACCTCCCAGCTCTCATACATTCCGAGTACGCGGTGTTGGCACTATCGAAAGGAGATAATGAACTAAATGGTCGATTGAGAGTATGGTCGAATGTTCATTGTACAGTTCGTCTTTGTGGAAGTGTTGCGAAAACGTTATTGGTTCTTTTCGTAGATAGTAATAGCCAAGGTACCAGTTCTCCTTCGTGTTTAGAACATTACACTGTCGAAGAAGAGACAATCACGAGATGGAACCCAGAACAAAGCCGAGAAGGTCAAACAAGTCTCCGGAATCAAACAAATTTAGGTACAATTTTGAATCTTGCTCCAAAAGAAGCTTAA